TGGTGATTGCCAGTGATCGTCCTCCCAGCCAGATCCCGCGTTTGCAGCAGCGGCTGATTTCTCGGTTTCAGATGGGTTTGATTGCGGATATCCAGTCCCCCGACCTGGAGACGCGAATGGCGATTCTTCAAAAGAAGGCGGAGCAAGAACGGATGGCCCTGCCTCGGGATTTGATCCAATACATCGCTGGTCGATTTACCTCCAATATTCGTGAGCTGGAAGGAGCTCTCACCCGAGCAGTGGCGTTTGCCTCGATTACAGGCCTGCCGATGACGGTGGAGTCGGTCGCCCCAATGCTTGATCCCACCGGACAAGGCGTGGCGGTGTCTCCTCAGCAGGTGATTGAAAAAGTGTCCGAGGTCTTTGATGTCACCGCGGAGGAGATGTGCAGCAGTACTCGCCGTCGAGCCGTGAGCCAGGCGCGTCAGGTGGGGATGTACTTAATGCGTCAGGGCACCGACCTAAGCCTTCCTCGCATTGGCGACACCTTTGGGGGGAAAGACCACACCACGGTGATGTACGCGATTGAACAAATCGAGAAAAAATTGGCGTCCGATCCGAAGCTGGCCGGTCAGGTTCAGAAGGTTCGCGACTTGCTGCAAATTGATTCACGAAGCAAGCGTTGACTCACGAGTCAGGCTGTTTTTCACCTTTCCATCCGGCCATATTGCGGGCGCTTTCTGAGCACACCAAGCGTCTGGCGGGGGCGAGTGCAGGCTCCAATTGACGCGAACTAAATGGCGGTAGTGGCCGTTGGCGGAGCCAGGCAGCCCAGCGAAATTCGTGATACGGAATATGGGCTTGAGGTTTGATCAACCCCTCTTGCTTGAGCTTCCAGACCAAGCTGCGATAAGGGTCGTCTTCCAACGTCAGCAGTGAACGTGGCAACTCACTGGGATGACGTGGACCCTGTCCACGACTGTCGTAGAGGTAAAGCCATCCTTGCGTCTGCAAATAAGTGATCGCCGCCGTTGGATTTTGATCATCAACCTCAGCAATCACATATCCCCATGTGGTGGCTTCAGGATCGATGCCGAGCAGAGATCTCAGCCTGTGATGCCGATCCACCATCCAGAGCGAGCCGGCTGCATTGCGCACCATTGGCACAGGCTTTTTGCGGAGATAGTCCAGGCGTGTTTGGCGACTGTCACTGGAAAAATCAACTTGCCGTGCCCAAACCTCGGCATAGCCAACGCACCACTGCGTGGGGCGTAAAGCTGCCACAGAAACTTCCACCAGCGGCGTGTCTGGCGTTGGCTTTGGAATGTTCTGGTAAACCGACAGTCGAAGCGACACGCCTCTGTTGCGACCCTTCTGACCACTATGGCCGAATCAAAAAAGCCCTGGGGTCTTGATCAAAACGATTTCGCAGCCCCAGCGGTTCCCCCTGTTGTGGGCCATCCATGGCTGCTGTTGCTTCTAGGGCTTGGCGGAGAAGACGCCCTGCGGGTAAGGGCATATCACGTGGAATTGAGATGCGGTCGCGTAGATAGCGCAGTGATGCGGCAGAACCTTTCGGTGGTTGGCACGCTGCTCCGGTAATGAGTCGGGTGAGTGCGCAACGCAATGGCAGGTCGAATCTTTGGCTGCCGGATGGATTGCGTTTTAGCAGCTGGTCGCGATGGCGTATCACTCGAGATAAGGCAAGGGCCGCTTGACCATGGAGTGTGTCGTCGGGCCAAATCGCTTCGTCGTCACCGAGTCCATCGCCACGGTCGATCTTGGCTGCAAGCTCGGTGGAAAGTTCCGAATTGTCCGACCAACAACCTCCCATTTGGGGTGGTAGATCATGGACATGGGTGTGCATATCGCTCTGGGTTCCGCGGTAGGTCTCCAGGGATTCAAGAGCACGAAACCAGCGATCGATGTTGGGGTGTTCCCGCCGCAATCGATAGCCCTTGTAGTACGCCAACGAGGCGTTCATTCGTTCCACGTACGGGACAAATAACAAATCAACGGTTTCGGGTTGATCGCTGCGCAGCCAGGGGCCAGGTGTCGTATTGAGCTCTTGTTCAAAGCGCTGGGCCACCGCTCTGAATTGCTCTTGGGCTTGGTGTTGCTGGCGAGACGTGAGCCCTGGACTACAGAGCCAGATGCACCAAGCACGAAACAAGAGCCGCTCTAAATGTCTAAGTTCCAAAGAATCTGAGTCGGTCATCGCACCGCCCAGGGGCCCAAACTGTTGCTCAAGAGCAAGCAAGATCACATCACTTTCTGTGATCAATTCTCCGTTGAGCTCCAAGGCAGGGAGCATTCCTGAGGGAATTTTTTTTAGAAACCAAGGCTCCTTCGGTCCATAGCAACGCATGGTCACCTTTTGGATTTTGTAGGGAATTCGCTTGAACTCCAACCAAAGCCAAATCTTTTGGCAGTAGGGACACCAGGCGTGATGATCCCTGAACAGCGTGACTTGCACACTGTTTGGGTCATTGCCGAATAAACGAAGGTCGGCTTGGGCGTTGGTGGGTCCTTGCACACGTTCCTGTTCGGCCATTGCGTGCAACGTCAGCTCGTCCCAGCTCAGGGGGGTTGTAGGGACTGATGTAGCTGTGGCTGATGAAACGGACATCACAAAAGTGCAAACAGCGCGTTGAATCCCTTGGTCCGTTGGTTCTCAGCCAATCGGCATGGAGGGCGTCACTCTGACGGGTTGTCTGCGCCGATGGCTGTCGATCGCATTGCGAGCGCGCCCACCAACGATTGACGAGAATGGCAGGAGTGTTCTTGCCCCATGGAATTGTCGTTTGATTTGGTTGTGCTCGGGGCTGGTTCAGGCGGGTTGGCAGCGGCTAAGCGGGCGGCAAGTTATGGCGCGCGTGTGGCGATTGTGGAGGGTGATCGCGTTGGTGGCACATGCGTGATCCGCGGTTGCGTGCCGAAGAAACTGCTTGTTTATGGCGCTCAAGCACGGCATCAACTGGCCGATGCACCTGCTTATGGCCTCAAGCTCGACTCCATCCAGTCCGATGTGCCGGAGCTGCTGCGTCGTGTGCGCGCTGAGGTGGACCGCCTCAACACGCTTCATTTGGGTTTTCTAGAGAAAGCTGGTGTGACGCTGATCTCTGGGTGGGGTCGGTTCACAGGACCAAACCGCATTGGTGTCTCTAAACAGCGCGGCGGAGCACTGGTCAGTGAGGTGTCTGGATCCCGCTTGCTTGTCGCCGTGGGTGGTCGGCCGGTGCGTCCGCAAATTCCGGGGATTGAGAAGACCTGGGTCAGTGATGACATGTTTGAGCTTGAAGATGTTCCCTCCTCGGTCGTGGTGGTAGGTGCCGGTTTCATTGCTTGCGAATTTGCTTGCATCTTGAGAGGACTTGGTGTTTCGGTAACGCAGGTGGTGCGTGGGCCAAGGCTGCTGAGGGGATTTGATGCCGAACTGTCCACTTCTGTGCTGGAAGGGATGCGGGATAGCGGGATTAATGTGGTGTTTGGTCAAACGGTCACCGCGGTCGAGGGCGAAACCGGTTCTCTCCTTGCCCAGTTGTCCGATGGAACCTCGAGAGCCTGTGGTGGTGTTCTCATGGCAACGGGGCGTCGCCCTTGGCTTCAAGATTTGGCCCTTGAAGAAGCAGGAATCAGCACTGAGGCTGGACGCATCAAAGTGGATTCCGATTCCTGCACATCGGTTCCTCATATCTATGCCGTTGGAGATGTCACAGATCGGGTGAATCTCACTCCGGTTGCGATCGACGAGGGACGGGCATTTGCCGATAGTGCCTTTGGTACGCGCCATCGTTGTGTAGACCATGATCTGGTCGCCAGTGCCGTTTTCAGTGACCCGGAGCTGGCGACGGTCGGTTTATCCGAAGAGGTCGCGGTTGAGCGGTTTGGCGCTGAGGGTGTTGTTGTGCACCGAGCCCGCTTTCGTTCAATGTCGCGTGCTTTGCCTGCTACGGGCCCTCGCTGTTTACTCAAACTTGTGCTGGAGAAGGAGAGTGATCGGGTGCTGGGATGTCACATGGTGGGTGAGCATGCGGCGGAAATTATTCAGATGGCGGCCATCGCTGTGGGAATGGGGGCAACCAAGGCCGACTTTGATCGCACCATGGCGTTGCATCCATCGGTGTCTGAGGAATTTGTGACGATGTAGGTGCGCAATGACGTACTTAAAAAGGTTTTATTGAATTCTTAAGTTGGAATCAAAGACGATTTGTTTTCATGCAGGAAGAGCTCAACGGCTCGTCCGCCAATACACGACGGCTTGCGTGATGATCGTGATCATCACGACCGGTAGAACCAAACAAAGCATCACCAATCTGAATTCATCAGACCAACTTGAGAGGTTTGTCCGGGGAAGAACGTTGTCAACGATGTAGAGGACATAAAGACTCAGCAACAAACCACCTTCCAATCGACTGATCCGCCCTCGAGTCCAGAAGATCGGGAGGCAAGCAAGGCTGGTGAGAAGCATCACTGGTAGGTCGTCATGAATCAGGTCGGGGGAGACGTTCAGTCCCTGACTTCCTGTGACCAATGCGGTGCCTCCTAGGACAAGCATCAGGTTGAGAAGACAGCTGCCAACAACGTTGCCGATGGCCAAATCGGTTCGACCGCGGAGGGCTGCAACGAGCGACGTAATCAGTTCCGGCATGGAGGTACCAGCCGACACGATCGTCAATCCGATGACGGCTTCACTGACGCCGAGGAGCGTTGCAGCGCTGGTGGCGCCACTCACCAAAACTTTGGATCCAACCGTGAGCACTGCGATGCCACCAATCAGCCGTAGAACAGCCAGGTGCCATCCACCTTCTGCGGCGTTTTCTTCGATTTCTGGTTCTGCACTTTCGCTGTCATCCGGCTGTTCCCGTGCGGTTCGGATCTCCCAGATGGTGTTGATGATCAGGCCCAGGAGAAGGGCAAGGCCTGCTTGCCAGGTCACGCGTCCTGCGGACGCCATCCCCCATACGGCGGCCGAAACGGCAATCATCAAAGGCACATCTCGGCGGACCAGCCGACTTTCAACGCGCAGGGGCAGCACCAACGCACTGCTCCCCAGCACCACCATCACATTGAAGATGTTGCTGCCCACCACGTTGCTTAGGGCAAGTGCATCGGACCCCTGAAATACGGAATTAAGGCTGACAAACAGCTCTGGTGCACTGGTTCCCAGCGACACCACGGTGAGTCCAATCACCAGCTGAGGAATCCCGAAAATCACAGCCAGGGCGATAGACCCCTGAACAAAAAGTTCACCACCGCCAAACAGCAGAGCGATGCCAAGGAGAACTTCGATCGTGGCCTGGAGAAATTCAGGCATGGGCAACCGAGAAGTTGGAGGGATTCTGCTTTGTCGAGAACCGATCTAAGGTCGTTAGCCACGGGGCAGAGTCACGATTTGTTGAATCGCATCAACGCCACGAACCTCCAAGGCGATGCCTTCGGCGGAGTTACCGCCGCTGTGATTGCTTTGCCGATGGCATTGGCTTTCGGTGTGGCTGCCACCGGTGACCCGGCTCCGGGGCTTTGGGGAGCCGTGATTATTGGGCTTGTGGCCGCGGTGTTCGGCGGCACGCCCACATTGATCTCGGAACCCACGGGTCCGATGACGGTGGTTTTTACCTCAGTGATCCTGAGTTTTACGGCCACTGCGCCGGATAAAGAAACGGCGATGGCGATGGCCTTCACCGTGGTGATCCTCGCTGGGATCTTCCAAATTCTTTTTGGTGTTTTCCGCCTTGGGCGTTACGTCACCCAGATGCCATACACGGTGATATCCGGCTTCATGTCGGGCATCGGCGCCATCTTGGTGATCCTTCAGCTGCCGGCATTTTTGGGTCAGAAAGCGGTGGGTGGGGTGATGGGAACCCTCTCCAATCTTCCTGGTTTGATCATGGGTGTGCAGCCCATGGAGCTAGCGCTTGCGGTGATCACTGTCGCGCTTTTGTGGTTTACCCCTGCCAGCGTCAAACGCTTTTGTCCGCCTCAGCTTCTCGCCCTAGTCCTCGGCACCCTGCTGTCGATGACGCTTTTTCAAAACGCAGGCTTAAAAACAATTCCGCCGTTTGAAGCAGCGTTGCCCACGCTGCATATGCCTACCTTCTCCGGTGGTCAGCTGCGCTTGATGTTTGTAGATGCTGCTGTTTTGGGCATGCTCGGCTGTATTGATGCGTTGCTCACCTCGGTGGTGGCAGACAGCCTCACCCGCACGGAGCACGATTCCAATAAGGAGCTTGTCGGTCAGGGCCTGGCCAATATTGCCTCCGGTGTATTCGGTGGTCTTCCTGGAGCTGGAGCCACGATGGGCACCGTTGTGAACATCCAAGCGGGGGGACGTACGGCGCTCTCTGGAATTATCCGAGCGTTGATTTTGATGGTGGTAGTGCTGGCGTTTGCCCCACTGGCCTCGACGATTCCGTTGGCAGTTTTGGCCGGAATCGCGCTGAAGGTGGGGATCGACATCATCGATTGGGACTTCCTGCAAAGGGCTCACCATCTCTCGGTGAAGGCGGCTGTGATCACCTATGGGGTGATTGCCCTGACGGTGCTCGTGGATTTGATCACGGCCGTTGGCATCGGAGTGTTCGTTGCCAACGTGCTCACGATTGATCGCATGAGTGCGCTTCAGTCGAGAAAAGTGAAGACCATCAGTACTGCCGACGACGACGTGGAGCTCACGCCCGAAGAGCAGGCTCTTTTAGATCAGGCTTCCGGCAAGGTGCTGTTGTTCCAGCTCGCTGGACCGATGATTTTCGGGGTCGCAAAGGCGATTTCCCGTGAGCACAATGCCATTGGTGCTTGTCAGGCCGTCGTGTTCGACCTTTCTGAGGTGTCTCACCTCGGCGTAACAGCTGCGATCGCCCTTGAAAATGCTGTGAAGGAGGCGATTGAGGTGGGGCGCCAAGTGTTCCTTGTGGGCGCTTCAGGCAGCACTGAAAATCGTCTTCAAAAACTCAAACTCACCGACCGTTTGCCGACTGAGAACATCACCTCGGATCGGATCACGGCATTGCGCCTGGCGGTGGCAGCGATTCCTGCTGATGTCTGATCAAATTCAACTCATTGCGCCGGATGATTGGCATGTCCATCTGCGTGATGGAGAGATGCTGAAGCAAGTGGTGCCATACACCGCTCAGATGTTTCGTCGGGCAATTGTGATGCCGAATCTCCGACCGCCTGTGGTGACGGTGGAAGCGGCCAAGGCCTATCGAGACCAGATTGTCGCGGCCTGTCATCCGAACTGGGGATTTACTCCGTTAATGACGGCTTATCTCACCGACGACATCGCCCCAGAAGAGATTGAACGGGGATTTCATGAGGGTGTTTTCACCGCAGCCAAGCTTTATCCCGCCAATGCCACCACAAATTCCGCAGCAGGAGTGACGGAGCTCAGACACATCCATGGTGTTCTGCTTGTGATGGAACGCATCGGTATGCCCCTGCTGATCCATGGGGAAGTCACCGATGTTGACGTGGATGTGTTTGATCGGGAGGCGGTTTTCATCGAGCGTTCTCTGAAGCCGATCCGCGACCGTTATCCCGGCCTCAAAGTGGTGTTGGAGCACATCACTACAGAACAGGCGGTGGATTTTGTGGGCTCTGCAGATCAAAACTTGGCGGCAACGATTACGCCCCACCATCTCCACATCAACCGCAATGCCATGTTTGCGGGCGGCCTTCGCAGTGATTTTTATTGCCTACCGGTGGCAAAACGCGAACGCCATCGCTTGGCCCTTCGACGGGCAGCAATGAGCGGTGATCGGCGCTTCTTTCTTGGCACTGACTCGGCTCCGCATGCCAGACCCGGCAAAGAGAGTTCCTGTGGTTGTGCTGGCATTTTCAATGCTCCCCATGCCTTGGAGAGCTATGCCATGGCGTTTGCCCAGGACGACAAGTTGGACAAACTTGAAGCCTTTGCGTCGTTGCATGGACCGGCGTTTTATGGCTTGCCGGTGAATGAAGGCATCGTCACATTGCAACGGGACGACAAATTGGTGCCAAATGTGGTGAATGGGCTCGTTCCCTTTCATGCTGGGGAGACGCTCCCTTGGAGGCTTCAACCATGCACGTGATCAAGTTCAGCTCTGAGGACTGCGGTACTTGCCATCGGATGAGTCATTACGACGCCAAGGTGGCCGAAGAACTTGGCTGCACCTTTGTGTCTGTAATGCTTCAAGACACTGAGGCGTATCGCAAATATCGCAAAATTCTCCTGAAGCAATACCCGAACAAGGAGGGAATGGGCTGGCCCACCTACCTATTGGTGACCGATCCTGAGGGCGATTTCACCATCCATGCTGAGCTGAAGGGCGGAATGCAGAAAGGCGAATTTCGCACCAAGCTTGCGGATTTACTTCCGTCTTGATCACTGGGATGGGGGCAGGGGGACTTGAACCCCCACAGCACTTGCGTGCCGACAGATTTTAAGTCTGGTGCGTCTACCGATTCCGCCATGCCCCCTCGCCAGACATCCTAGATTTAGGACACCTGTCCTTGCATCTTGGACTTTCAGGCCCTCCTAAGCCAACTCCCCCAGGAAACGCTGTTCGTGCTGCTGGCCTATGGGGCAGTGCTTGGCACCTATCTCATTGCCGTTCCTCTCGCGCTTTACGCCTGGATCAATCTGCGCTGGTACCGCATGAGCAAGTTTGAACGTTTAGGGGTTTACGGACTCGTGTTCCTGTTCTTCCCGGGAATGATCGTGTTTGCTCCTTTCATCAACCTCCGTCTGAGCGGCCAGGGAGAGGTTTGAGTTGACGCGAGGAAAAGTTCTGCTGATTGGCCTGGCTGTTCTGCTGATTGGTGGCATCGGCCAGGTGGGTTTTCAAGCCGCTGGTTTTGAAGGCTTCTCCGCCGGCATCGCCGCTCAGACCCTGCTGGTGCTGATCGTTGTGATTTGGACTGGGTCCTATCTCTTCCGAGTT
The DNA window shown above is from Synechococcus sp. CC9902 and carries:
- a CDS encoding ParB/Srx family N-terminal domain-containing protein, translated to MSLRLSVYQNIPKPTPDTPLVEVSVAALRPTQWCVGYAEVWARQVDFSSDSRQTRLDYLRKKPVPMVRNAAGSLWMVDRHHRLRSLLGIDPEATTWGYVIAEVDDQNPTAAITYLQTQGWLYLYDSRGQGPRHPSELPRSLLTLEDDPYRSLVWKLKQEGLIKPQAHIPYHEFRWAAWLRQRPLPPFSSRQLEPALAPARRLVCSESARNMAGWKGEKQPDS
- a CDS encoding glutathione S-transferase family protein codes for the protein MSVSSATATSVPTTPLSWDELTLHAMAEQERVQGPTNAQADLRLFGNDPNSVQVTLFRDHHAWCPYCQKIWLWLEFKRIPYKIQKVTMRCYGPKEPWFLKKIPSGMLPALELNGELITESDVILLALEQQFGPLGGAMTDSDSLELRHLERLLFRAWCIWLCSPGLTSRQQHQAQEQFRAVAQRFEQELNTTPGPWLRSDQPETVDLLFVPYVERMNASLAYYKGYRLRREHPNIDRWFRALESLETYRGTQSDMHTHVHDLPPQMGGCWSDNSELSTELAAKIDRGDGLGDDEAIWPDDTLHGQAALALSRVIRHRDQLLKRNPSGSQRFDLPLRCALTRLITGAACQPPKGSAASLRYLRDRISIPRDMPLPAGRLLRQALEATAAMDGPQQGEPLGLRNRFDQDPRAFLIRP
- the gorA gene encoding glutathione-disulfide reductase, translating into MELSFDLVVLGAGSGGLAAAKRAASYGARVAIVEGDRVGGTCVIRGCVPKKLLVYGAQARHQLADAPAYGLKLDSIQSDVPELLRRVRAEVDRLNTLHLGFLEKAGVTLISGWGRFTGPNRIGVSKQRGGALVSEVSGSRLLVAVGGRPVRPQIPGIEKTWVSDDMFELEDVPSSVVVVGAGFIACEFACILRGLGVSVTQVVRGPRLLRGFDAELSTSVLEGMRDSGINVVFGQTVTAVEGETGSLLAQLSDGTSRACGGVLMATGRRPWLQDLALEEAGISTEAGRIKVDSDSCTSVPHIYAVGDVTDRVNLTPVAIDEGRAFADSAFGTRHRCVDHDLVASAVFSDPELATVGLSEEVAVERFGAEGVVVHRARFRSMSRALPATGPRCLLKLVLEKESDRVLGCHMVGEHAAEIIQMAAIAVGMGATKADFDRTMALHPSVSEEFVTM
- a CDS encoding calcium/sodium antiporter, which gives rise to MPEFLQATIEVLLGIALLFGGGELFVQGSIALAVIFGIPQLVIGLTVVSLGTSAPELFVSLNSVFQGSDALALSNVVGSNIFNVMVVLGSSALVLPLRVESRLVRRDVPLMIAVSAAVWGMASAGRVTWQAGLALLLGLIINTIWEIRTAREQPDDSESAEPEIEENAAEGGWHLAVLRLIGGIAVLTVGSKVLVSGATSAATLLGVSEAVIGLTIVSAGTSMPELITSLVAALRGRTDLAIGNVVGSCLLNLMLVLGGTALVTGSQGLNVSPDLIHDDLPVMLLTSLACLPIFWTRGRISRLEGGLLLSLYVLYIVDNVLPRTNLSSWSDEFRLVMLCLVLPVVMITIITQAVVYWRTSR
- a CDS encoding SulP family inorganic anion transporter, with translation MLNRINATNLQGDAFGGVTAAVIALPMALAFGVAATGDPAPGLWGAVIIGLVAAVFGGTPTLISEPTGPMTVVFTSVILSFTATAPDKETAMAMAFTVVILAGIFQILFGVFRLGRYVTQMPYTVISGFMSGIGAILVILQLPAFLGQKAVGGVMGTLSNLPGLIMGVQPMELALAVITVALLWFTPASVKRFCPPQLLALVLGTLLSMTLFQNAGLKTIPPFEAALPTLHMPTFSGGQLRLMFVDAAVLGMLGCIDALLTSVVADSLTRTEHDSNKELVGQGLANIASGVFGGLPGAGATMGTVVNIQAGGRTALSGIIRALILMVVVLAFAPLASTIPLAVLAGIALKVGIDIIDWDFLQRAHHLSVKAAVITYGVIALTVLVDLITAVGIGVFVANVLTIDRMSALQSRKVKTISTADDDVELTPEEQALLDQASGKVLLFQLAGPMIFGVAKAISREHNAIGACQAVVFDLSEVSHLGVTAAIALENAVKEAIEVGRQVFLVGASGSTENRLQKLKLTDRLPTENITSDRITALRLAVAAIPADV
- the pyrC gene encoding dihydroorotase is translated as MSDQIQLIAPDDWHVHLRDGEMLKQVVPYTAQMFRRAIVMPNLRPPVVTVEAAKAYRDQIVAACHPNWGFTPLMTAYLTDDIAPEEIERGFHEGVFTAAKLYPANATTNSAAGVTELRHIHGVLLVMERIGMPLLIHGEVTDVDVDVFDREAVFIERSLKPIRDRYPGLKVVLEHITTEQAVDFVGSADQNLAATITPHHLHINRNAMFAGGLRSDFYCLPVAKRERHRLALRRAAMSGDRRFFLGTDSAPHARPGKESSCGCAGIFNAPHALESYAMAFAQDDKLDKLEAFASLHGPAFYGLPVNEGIVTLQRDDKLVPNVVNGLVPFHAGETLPWRLQPCT
- a CDS encoding TlpA family protein disulfide reductase; translation: MHVIKFSSEDCGTCHRMSHYDAKVAEELGCTFVSVMLQDTEAYRKYRKILLKQYPNKEGMGWPTYLLVTDPEGDFTIHAELKGGMQKGEFRTKLADLLPS
- a CDS encoding NAD(P)H-quinone oxidoreductase subunit L; translated protein: MDFQALLSQLPQETLFVLLAYGAVLGTYLIAVPLALYAWINLRWYRMSKFERLGVYGLVFLFFPGMIVFAPFINLRLSGQGEV
- a CDS encoding DUF3007 family protein: MTRGKVLLIGLAVLLIGGIGQVGFQAAGFEGFSAGIAAQTLLVLIVVIWTGSYLFRVVTGKMTYMEQRRRYRGVYDEIAADDIQARFDALPVEEQQALLRRIGVEGDDPTSADP